A genomic region of Acidobacteriota bacterium contains the following coding sequences:
- the kdsB gene encoding 3-deoxy-manno-octulosonate cytidylyltransferase: MSVVAIIPARYQSTRLPGKPLVDIAGRPMIEHVYRRALEASGVDRVLVATDDARIRDAVVAFGGEAVMTRSDHASGTDRLAEVASGLDCDLVVNVQGDEPMIVPAAIDQALAVFADAPHVLMSTLRRPIDDPRDLHDPNVVKVVVDRHGDALYFSRAPIPWARQAAHHFAPGPTFKHVGLYVYRRACLLRLASLAPTALEQAEALEQLRALEHGIRIRTVETRHDSIGVDTADDLDAVRRIVGLHPDTGAP; this comes from the coding sequence CTGTCGGTCGTCGCCATCATCCCCGCCCGTTACCAGTCGACCCGCCTCCCCGGCAAGCCGCTCGTCGACATCGCCGGCCGTCCGATGATCGAGCACGTCTACCGCCGCGCCCTGGAGGCCTCGGGTGTCGACCGCGTGCTCGTCGCGACCGACGACGCGCGCATCCGCGATGCCGTCGTGGCGTTCGGTGGCGAGGCCGTGATGACCCGGTCCGATCACGCGAGCGGCACCGACCGGCTGGCTGAGGTCGCCTCGGGCCTCGACTGCGATCTGGTGGTGAACGTGCAGGGCGACGAGCCGATGATCGTGCCGGCGGCGATCGACCAGGCGCTCGCGGTGTTCGCCGACGCGCCGCACGTGCTGATGTCGACGCTGCGCCGGCCCATCGACGACCCCCGCGATCTGCACGACCCGAACGTGGTGAAGGTGGTCGTCGACCGCCACGGCGACGCGCTGTACTTCTCGCGTGCGCCGATCCCCTGGGCCCGGCAGGCGGCGCACCACTTCGCCCCCGGCCCGACGTTCAAGCACGTCGGCCTGTACGTCTACCGGCGTGCCTGCCTGCTGCGGCTCGCGTCGCTCGCGCCGACGGCGCTCGAGCAGGCCGAGGCGCTCGAGCAGCTGCGCGCGCTCGAGCACGGCATTCGCATCCGCACCGTCGAGACGCGGCACGACTCGATTGGCGTGGACACGGCCGACGACCTCGACGCGGTGCGCCGGATCGTCGGCCTCCATCCCGACACAGGAGCTCCATGA